In the genome of Streptococcus oralis, one region contains:
- a CDS encoding NADPH-dependent FMN reductase produces MLKLIAIVGTNSKRSTNRQLLQYMQKHFADKAEIELVEIKDIPVFNKPADKLLPAEILEIAAKIEASDGVIIGTPEYDHSIPAVLMSALAWLSYGIYPLLNKPIMITGASYGTLGSSRAQLQLRQILNAPEIKANVLPDEFLLSHSLQAFNPSGDLVDLDVIKKLDAIFDDFRIFVKITEKLRNAQELLRKDAEEFDWENL; encoded by the coding sequence ATGCTAAAACTTATTGCCATTGTTGGAACGAACTCTAAACGTTCTACAAACCGCCAATTGCTCCAATACATGCAAAAACACTTTGCGGATAAAGCTGAAATTGAACTCGTTGAAATCAAGGACATCCCTGTTTTCAACAAACCAGCAGATAAACTTCTTCCTGCTGAAATTCTTGAAATTGCAGCCAAAATCGAAGCATCTGATGGTGTGATTATCGGTACTCCTGAGTACGACCACTCTATCCCTGCAGTTTTGATGAGCGCTCTCGCTTGGCTATCTTACGGTATCTACCCACTTTTGAACAAACCAATCATGATCACTGGTGCTTCCTATGGTACACTTGGTTCATCTCGTGCCCAATTACAACTTCGTCAAATCTTGAATGCTCCTGAAATCAAGGCAAATGTTCTTCCAGATGAATTCTTGCTCTCACACTCTCTTCAAGCATTTAACCCAAGTGGTGACTTGGTTGACCTTGACGTCATCAAGAAATTGGATGCCATCTTTGATGACTTCCGTATCTTTGTGAAAATTACTGAAAAATTGCGTAATGCACAAGAATTGCTTCGCAAAGATGCAGAAGAATTTGACTGGGAAAATTTGTAA